Proteins encoded in a region of the Deefgea piscis genome:
- a CDS encoding flagellar protein FlaG, which translates to MQIQSNLAAQSLIVPAMKVAATDAAVVQSTQQTTVANSAASTTMTSSTSSDPQLLNQSVDKLNKMVQGLANGLQFSVDEESKVPVVKLVDLDTKEVIRQIPTEEAISIAQAIDRFQGLLVKEKA; encoded by the coding sequence ATGCAAATTCAATCCAATTTAGCCGCTCAGTCCTTGATCGTACCGGCGATGAAAGTAGCCGCAACAGATGCTGCGGTTGTTCAGTCGACTCAGCAAACCACAGTTGCAAACTCTGCTGCATCGACCACTATGACGAGTTCAACGTCATCTGATCCTCAGTTGTTGAATCAATCGGTTGATAAACTCAATAAGATGGTTCAGGGGCTAGCCAATGGTTTGCAATTCTCGGTTGATGAAGAATCAAAAGTGCCGGTGGTTAAACTTGTCGATTTAGATACCAAAGAAGTTATTCGACAAATTCCAACAGAAGAGGCAATATCTATTGCACAAGCTATTGATCGTTTTCAAGGGCTATTAGTAAAAGAAAAAGCATAA
- a CDS encoding flagellin N-terminal helical domain-containing protein produces MQVINTNVPSLTAQNNLAKSSSSLNTSLERLSSGLRINSAKDDAAGLAISERFTSQIRGMDQAKRNANDGVSLAQTGEGALSQMGNILQRVRELAVQSGNATNSNSDRAALNAEVSQLVSELDRFSTSTEFNGQKLFDGSFSASTFQVGANANQTITANTANLRTNQYGTYQLGVGNGTGTIATTNSVSGTATVTAGATGTVNVAGASVASSGTFSINGTSITVSGTDMARDIASKINAAGTGVTASARTEVNLGLGSGSFSLTVASKSSTFEAVAFNVTDSDSDGTVEADDYAQAVAAFNAKSSKTGVTAQLAQFQDSTNTTKYALKLVADDGSNISMSSVGASGFGAGVTLYSRDNTNSTGNTQYVSSGAAGAISSTAAGSGVVTFGGQVTLNSSSSYSVSTSGASFTSGTMALGGSSSTVALASGSSYSSTLKTVEKLDISTVEGSVQALRVVDDALAAVNDQRAKFGALQSRFQATINNLSTTSENMSAARSRIRDADFATETASLTRAQVLQQAGTAMLGQANALPNQVLSLLRG; encoded by the coding sequence ATGCAAGTCATTAATACTAACGTACCTTCGCTAACGGCCCAAAATAACTTAGCAAAGTCGTCATCAAGCCTGAATACCTCTTTGGAGCGTCTTTCTTCGGGTTTACGCATTAATAGTGCAAAAGATGATGCTGCCGGTTTAGCGATTTCAGAGCGTTTCACGTCGCAAATTCGCGGTATGGATCAAGCGAAACGTAATGCCAACGATGGCGTTTCATTGGCGCAAACGGGTGAGGGCGCGCTATCGCAAATGGGTAACATTTTGCAACGCGTTCGTGAATTGGCCGTTCAGTCTGGTAATGCAACGAATTCAAACTCAGACCGTGCTGCATTGAATGCTGAGGTTTCGCAGCTGGTTTCTGAGTTGGATCGTTTTTCAACTTCGACCGAATTTAACGGTCAAAAATTGTTTGACGGTAGTTTTTCTGCATCGACTTTCCAAGTTGGTGCCAATGCCAACCAAACCATTACTGCAAATACTGCGAATTTGCGCACCAATCAATATGGTACTTACCAATTGGGTGTAGGTAATGGGACTGGCACAATTGCAACGACTAATAGTGTTTCTGGTACTGCGACAGTAACTGCTGGTGCTACTGGTACAGTGAACGTTGCGGGTGCTTCAGTTGCCTCTTCGGGTACATTTAGTATTAATGGTACAAGTATCACAGTGTCGGGCACTGATATGGCGCGTGATATCGCATCAAAAATTAATGCTGCTGGCACTGGTGTGACCGCATCAGCGCGTACGGAAGTGAACTTAGGCTTGGGTTCGGGCTCTTTTAGCTTAACTGTTGCCTCAAAAAGTAGTACGTTTGAGGCGGTCGCCTTTAATGTGACCGATTCTGATAGTGATGGCACTGTAGAGGCAGATGATTATGCACAAGCAGTAGCTGCATTTAATGCAAAATCATCAAAAACTGGCGTAACAGCCCAATTGGCTCAGTTTCAAGATTCTACTAATACCACAAAATATGCACTGAAACTTGTTGCTGATGATGGCTCTAATATTTCGATGAGCTCTGTTGGTGCCAGTGGTTTCGGTGCTGGCGTAACGTTATATAGCCGCGACAATACAAACTCAACAGGCAACACGCAGTATGTTTCAAGTGGTGCTGCTGGCGCCATTTCATCGACTGCCGCAGGTTCGGGTGTAGTAACGTTTGGTGGTCAAGTTACATTGAATTCATCAAGCTCATACTCGGTTTCAACTAGTGGTGCCTCATTTACTTCGGGTACTATGGCATTGGGTGGGTCTTCGTCGACTGTCGCTTTGGCTTCAGGCTCATCTTATTCTTCAACACTTAAAACAGTTGAAAAACTAGATATTTCTACTGTCGAAGGCTCTGTCCAAGCATTGCGGGTCGTTGATGATGCTTTGGCTGCGGTGAATGATCAACGTGCTAAATTCGGTGCATTGCAAAGCCGCTTCCAAGCTACGATTAATAACCTATCTACTACATCAGAGAATATGAGTGCGGCACGTAGTCGAATTCGAGATGCGGATTTTGCGACTGAAACCGCTTCGCTGACTCGAGCACAAGTATTGCAACAAGCGGGTACTGCGATGTTGGGTCAGGCTAATGCTCTTCCAAATCAAGTACTTAGCTTGCTAAGGGGTTAA
- a CDS encoding rhamnan synthesis F family protein, producing MNNKLAVFYCLWGKNTSFLKTYLERNRRVIIIPDYSYSEELRDLVVAHGSELLVLPFSNSGCEDVVIKKQVDNAIDLIVGYQFPAMNLSSSLGGETENQIIKKIIERDFGLLYSWFEKMDNWLAGYDLEIILLNEDVLCNSKILALWARSKSIPVLQLVHGTGIGRDYIFEEYASDFFAVYGQRSAEYYLDVGIDEANIILVGNPAWDDNSNMIKNKVEFKKYFYSKHSIDISKPIVLFATTWNANLSFLDDRDFVKQIEMFFNSISSYFGARSQSFCLVIKDRLIGEDFSVKQNIINQMAKKYDVHSDIIYDVGDARSLVSISDLVVSFDSNISIEAVLLEVPAINVLTEFGCVAGGGFGANDGVLCASWHELASTIDQLLSNDNLRSLIVENANKKKDYFNYKDDGQAAVRLVDLIQEKSRRYASTKNEFLWRKCLDIEHIDSTVYHEGARADVIAMFNSEPSHVLDIGCAAGGNGALLKSHFHGAKVWGIEVNEAAAEIAKEKLDHVFVGKFEDIDFLAGGVSYNFFDAVILADVLEHTYNPWKIMVDLKPYLKPNAQIIISIPNVRNLWLMDSLAAGRWKYEEAGLLDITHIRFFAKKDFEQLIFETGYEISHMKFAIDQRLQDVLALNSDKENTDLEFGKIKISNLNREDVYELCSLQFYYNLNPSYLGNDSDASCVNTVNNGLINGPKIAIVLHLFYLDQWRFFCNQFKALQFSFDLFITTTIKLKSVVVDLIKMDFPFANVYAFDNRGRDFSPLVQLIQLVDFNNYDFVCKLHTKKSPHLDADFVDDWRNEILRGIIPVRNEIFNIFSIFDKFPDVGVISSQGTLVFADAYIHNRAYLEKLSLRLGFEFSELKYEYPAGSMFWCRGIVLDSFKNLNINIEDFEIEQGQLDGTLAHALERLVPLVAFKSGLITVDSGYQGAIKNPRYVVEKDNYLKWKEKRVLSASNALWYENELMNKAHAMFSICIIDRNSDLKLVIATIKSITQQLYRNVNILVISPLNNPQPSSDIQWLQVNSNFYSSIFSVQGLILADWAVFVDAGDLLSINGLLLTSAYIESNKSLLGVYTDDDFLDIQGLAVNPRFKPNFNIDMMRSFPYADGCLFIRNCQEVKVILQSDVVDSAEQVDILLKLYDFYGANSIGHVPELVCSINLPQTQKNISELKYKSFVLAVESHLNRNNIIHSLSEGLIEGSLRVNYLHAACPLVSIIIPTKNQLVLLKRCVESVLEKTQYANYEIIIVDNQSDEADALAYLQGLESLGSTKIRVIRYSKPFNFSAINNEAVKHSNGEYLVLLNNDTMVIQGDWLSALLNHAQRNDVGVVGAKLLYPNGSIQHAGVVLGLRGPADHPLIGASPQSTGYMHRLQLDQNYSVVTAACLMIRKSTYIRVGGMDEEAFKVSYNDVDLCLKVGQLGLLVVWTPYSVLIHEGSVSQATVDATKHAEKLLRFQSEQKQMYSRWFKQIGNDPSYNKNLTLSGNGFELEERPLLSWNPVSWVVAPKILCHPADQMGCGNYRLIQPFFALESALKITGGLTFELLPAFELAKFNPDVMVFQRQITDQQIEFMNLARNCNPSFKIYELDDYLPNLPMKSAHRDQMPKDILRTLRKALTMVDRFVVSTDELAVAYSGLHSNIHVVRNYLSPNIWGGVSSSRRCSEKPRVGWAGGVSHTGDLELIAGVVKELANEVEWVFFGMCPDKLKPYVHEFHTGVPIDQYPAKLASLNLDLALAPLELNLFNRCKSNLRLLEYGICGYPVICTDIEPYAGNLPVVRVKNKHKDWVDAIRACCKDLDSTAKAGDALKRAVQSDWMLQDGNLDLWLKAWTPT from the coding sequence ATGAATAATAAATTGGCTGTTTTTTATTGTCTGTGGGGGAAAAATACCTCTTTTTTAAAGACTTATCTTGAACGAAATCGCCGAGTGATAATTATCCCTGACTATTCTTATTCGGAAGAATTGCGTGATTTAGTTGTGGCACATGGTTCAGAGTTGCTAGTGTTGCCTTTTAGTAATTCTGGTTGTGAAGATGTTGTAATTAAAAAACAAGTTGATAATGCGATTGATTTAATTGTTGGTTACCAATTTCCGGCTATGAATTTGTCGAGTTCTTTAGGCGGAGAAACTGAGAATCAAATAATAAAAAAAATAATAGAACGAGATTTTGGCTTGCTATATTCATGGTTTGAAAAGATGGATAATTGGTTGGCTGGTTATGATTTGGAAATAATCTTATTAAATGAGGATGTGCTGTGTAATAGCAAAATCCTAGCTTTATGGGCACGAAGTAAATCAATACCTGTGCTTCAGCTTGTGCATGGCACTGGGATTGGTAGGGATTACATATTTGAAGAGTATGCGTCTGATTTTTTCGCTGTATATGGCCAGCGTAGTGCGGAATATTATTTAGATGTAGGTATTGATGAAGCCAATATCATTTTGGTTGGAAATCCCGCATGGGATGATAACTCTAATATGATTAAAAACAAGGTTGAATTTAAAAAATATTTTTATAGTAAACATTCAATCGACATATCAAAGCCAATTGTATTGTTTGCAACAACATGGAATGCGAATCTTAGTTTTCTTGATGATAGAGATTTTGTTAAACAAATAGAAATGTTTTTTAATTCAATCTCTAGTTATTTTGGTGCTCGAAGCCAGAGTTTTTGTTTGGTAATCAAAGACAGATTGATTGGCGAAGATTTTTCGGTTAAGCAAAATATCATTAATCAGATGGCTAAAAAATATGATGTACATTCAGACATTATTTATGATGTTGGTGATGCTCGATCTTTAGTATCTATTTCTGATTTGGTGGTGTCTTTTGATTCAAATATTTCAATTGAGGCTGTGTTATTAGAGGTTCCGGCTATTAATGTTTTAACTGAATTTGGGTGTGTTGCTGGTGGTGGATTCGGAGCTAATGACGGAGTCTTGTGTGCTAGTTGGCATGAATTAGCATCTACTATTGATCAGTTGTTATCTAATGATAACTTGCGTTCTTTAATCGTAGAAAATGCAAATAAAAAGAAAGATTATTTTAATTATAAAGATGATGGGCAAGCCGCTGTTCGCCTTGTCGATCTGATACAAGAAAAGTCACGTAGATATGCATCAACAAAAAATGAGTTTTTGTGGCGGAAATGTCTCGATATCGAACATATAGATTCAACTGTATATCATGAGGGGGCACGTGCTGATGTTATCGCAATGTTTAATTCTGAGCCTAGCCATGTTCTTGATATAGGATGTGCAGCAGGTGGTAATGGTGCGCTGCTTAAATCACATTTTCATGGTGCTAAAGTTTGGGGTATTGAAGTTAATGAGGCGGCTGCAGAGATTGCAAAAGAAAAATTAGATCATGTCTTTGTTGGAAAATTTGAAGATATTGATTTCTTAGCTGGCGGGGTTAGTTATAACTTTTTCGATGCTGTAATTCTTGCTGACGTTCTCGAGCATACATACAATCCATGGAAAATCATGGTTGATTTAAAGCCCTATTTAAAGCCAAATGCACAAATAATAATTAGTATTCCTAATGTGCGTAATCTTTGGTTGATGGATTCTTTGGCTGCTGGCAGATGGAAGTATGAAGAGGCTGGTTTGTTGGATATTACTCATATTCGATTTTTTGCTAAAAAAGACTTTGAACAACTAATCTTTGAAACTGGATATGAAATAAGCCATATGAAGTTCGCAATTGATCAAAGATTGCAGGATGTCTTAGCATTGAATTCAGACAAAGAGAATACTGATCTTGAGTTTGGTAAAATAAAAATATCTAATTTAAACCGAGAAGACGTTTATGAGCTTTGTTCACTTCAGTTTTATTACAATTTAAATCCTTCTTATTTGGGTAATGATTCAGATGCCTCATGTGTGAACACTGTAAATAATGGCTTGATTAATGGCCCTAAGATTGCAATTGTACTTCATTTGTTTTACTTGGATCAGTGGCGATTTTTTTGTAACCAATTCAAAGCCTTGCAGTTTTCTTTTGATTTGTTTATTACTACCACAATTAAACTAAAAAGCGTTGTTGTTGACTTAATTAAAATGGATTTCCCTTTTGCAAATGTTTATGCATTTGATAATCGAGGGCGTGATTTTTCTCCATTGGTGCAGCTAATTCAGCTAGTGGATTTTAATAATTATGATTTTGTGTGTAAGCTCCATACTAAAAAGTCACCTCATTTGGATGCAGATTTTGTCGATGATTGGCGAAATGAAATCCTGAGAGGGATTATTCCTGTTCGTAATGAAATATTTAATATATTTTCAATTTTTGATAAGTTTCCAGATGTTGGTGTTATTTCATCTCAAGGTACGCTTGTTTTTGCAGATGCTTATATCCATAATCGTGCTTATCTTGAGAAACTGTCGTTACGTCTTGGATTTGAATTTTCAGAATTAAAGTATGAATACCCTGCAGGAAGTATGTTTTGGTGCCGTGGTATTGTTCTTGATTCCTTTAAAAATTTAAATATTAACATTGAAGATTTTGAAATTGAGCAAGGGCAACTTGATGGTACATTGGCACATGCACTAGAACGACTTGTACCATTGGTTGCTTTTAAGTCTGGCTTAATAACAGTTGATTCAGGTTATCAAGGTGCTATAAAGAATCCTAGATATGTTGTGGAAAAAGACAATTATTTGAAATGGAAAGAAAAAAGGGTTCTCTCTGCTTCAAATGCGTTGTGGTATGAAAATGAGCTAATGAATAAGGCTCATGCAATGTTTTCTATTTGCATAATAGACCGAAATTCAGATTTGAAATTGGTAATTGCTACTATTAAATCAATAACGCAACAGTTGTATAGAAATGTAAATATTTTAGTTATATCTCCATTAAATAATCCTCAGCCTTCGAGTGATATTCAATGGCTTCAAGTCAATTCTAATTTTTATTCTTCTATATTTTCGGTTCAGGGTTTGATTTTAGCCGATTGGGCTGTATTTGTAGATGCTGGTGATTTGCTTTCTATTAATGGTTTGTTGTTAACAAGTGCATATATAGAAAGTAACAAGAGTTTATTGGGTGTTTATACTGATGATGACTTTTTGGATATTCAGGGGCTTGCCGTCAATCCAAGATTTAAGCCAAATTTTAACATTGATATGATGCGTAGTTTTCCATATGCAGATGGATGTTTATTCATTAGGAATTGCCAGGAAGTTAAAGTCATCTTACAAAGTGATGTTGTTGATTCTGCTGAGCAGGTTGATATCTTGCTAAAACTGTATGATTTTTATGGCGCTAATTCAATTGGTCATGTGCCCGAATTGGTCTGCAGTATTAATTTGCCTCAAACTCAAAAAAATATCAGTGAATTAAAATATAAATCTTTTGTTTTGGCTGTTGAATCTCACCTAAATCGAAATAACATCATTCATTCTCTAAGTGAAGGTTTGATTGAAGGTAGTCTTCGAGTTAATTATTTGCATGCGGCATGCCCGTTGGTAAGCATTATTATTCCAACGAAAAATCAGCTAGTGCTCTTGAAGCGTTGTGTCGAGTCTGTTCTAGAAAAAACTCAATACGCTAATTATGAAATTATCATCGTTGATAATCAGAGCGATGAGGCTGATGCCTTGGCATATTTGCAAGGATTGGAATCACTTGGATCGACAAAAATTAGAGTTATACGTTATTCAAAACCGTTTAATTTTTCGGCTATTAATAATGAAGCTGTTAAGCATTCAAATGGTGAGTACTTAGTGCTTTTGAATAATGACACGATGGTTATACAAGGAGATTGGCTCTCTGCCTTGCTTAATCATGCACAGCGTAATGATGTTGGTGTCGTTGGCGCTAAATTGCTGTATCCAAATGGTAGTATTCAGCATGCCGGTGTTGTGCTTGGTTTACGCGGTCCTGCTGATCATCCTCTAATTGGCGCGTCGCCACAATCGACGGGATATATGCATCGTTTGCAATTGGATCAAAATTATTCAGTAGTTACTGCTGCTTGTTTGATGATTCGAAAATCGACTTATATTCGTGTTGGGGGTATGGACGAAGAAGCGTTTAAAGTTTCATATAATGATGTCGATCTTTGTTTGAAAGTAGGTCAATTGGGTTTGCTGGTGGTTTGGACTCCATATTCGGTCTTAATTCATGAAGGTAGTGTCAGTCAAGCAACTGTTGATGCTACCAAGCACGCTGAAAAATTATTGCGTTTCCAGTCTGAACAAAAGCAAATGTATTCGCGCTGGTTTAAGCAAATTGGTAATGATCCTTCCTATAATAAAAATCTGACTCTGAGTGGCAATGGTTTTGAATTAGAGGAAAGACCGCTATTGTCGTGGAATCCGGTTTCATGGGTTGTTGCTCCAAAGATTTTATGTCATCCAGCAGACCAAATGGGCTGCGGTAATTATCGGTTAATTCAGCCATTTTTTGCCCTTGAGAGTGCTTTAAAAATTACCGGTGGATTAACCTTTGAATTGTTACCTGCATTTGAATTGGCAAAATTCAATCCTGATGTAATGGTATTTCAGCGGCAAATTACTGATCAGCAAATTGAATTTATGAATCTAGCTAGAAATTGCAATCCATCATTTAAGATATATGAGCTAGATGATTATCTTCCCAACTTGCCAATGAAGAGCGCGCATCGTGATCAAATGCCAAAAGATATATTACGTACTTTACGTAAGGCATTAACGATGGTGGATCGCTTTGTGGTTTCTACCGATGAGTTGGCAGTGGCTTATTCAGGCTTGCATTCAAATATCCACGTAGTCAGAAATTATCTCTCGCCTAATATTTGGGGTGGGGTATCGTCATCTAGGCGTTGCTCAGAAAAGCCTAGAGTTGGATGGGCAGGGGGTGTAAGTCATACGGGCGATTTAGAGCTCATTGCTGGGGTCGTTAAGGAATTGGCAAATGAGGTGGAGTGGGTATTTTTTGGGATGTGTCCTGATAAATTAAAGCCTTATGTTCATGAGTTTCATACTGGCGTGCCAATAGATCAATATCCTGCCAAGTTAGCAAGTTTAAATTTAGACTTGGCCTTGGCGCCACTTGAGCTTAATTTATTTAATCGCTGCAAAAGCAATTTGCGTTTGTTGGAATATGGTATCTGCGGCTACCCCGTTATATGTACTGATATTGAGCCGTATGCTGGTAATTTACCCGTGGTTCGAGTCAAAAATAAACATAAGGATTGGGTGGATGCGATTCGGGCATGTTGCAAAGATTTAGATTCGACAGCTAAGGCAGGAGATGCTCTAAAACGTGCGGTACAGTCAGATTGGATGTTGCAAGATGGAAACCTTGATCTTTGGTTGAAGGCATGGACGCCGACATAA
- a CDS encoding class I SAM-dependent methyltransferase translates to MAEDNLIEWKTDAWKDNEMVAWYSLRMRENFGTNRLKNKIETDICENYVSGKKILDVGIGTGRASIPLLSKGYDLTGVDSSQAMLDECRRQAGNYNIELKVGDVTALPFDTESFDSLISLNVMTHFPHVEEVLKEWKRVTKKNGKIIFDLYSLDHLSYARNTEVCLNDLLKLGHQSFNMHIKVDELVEICNKLGLTINTIIPYGSLFSGEYVRSTFKKTLQQTNWWSRQLSWISIDDDVFDFCYFLDRHLFGCLPVAYTGRFMVVLENKKSQDSNVFVFKSMSNTIVSRNAEEKKLQLKDIESRLMMPLNEWRDKFNTYLYNIKNKTIAYFLLTSCFGRIDAVDWMDFSPTFGAEIEGWLQGELMDQRAIGFARGWHFPFLNDAPFYNNGVNLASGLNYEMQKEIITSYKLNIEVGK, encoded by the coding sequence ATGGCTGAAGATAATTTAATTGAATGGAAAACGGATGCCTGGAAAGACAACGAAATGGTCGCTTGGTATTCTTTACGAATGCGCGAAAATTTTGGAACGAATCGATTAAAAAATAAAATTGAGACTGATATATGTGAAAATTATGTAAGTGGAAAAAAAATTCTCGATGTAGGTATAGGGACAGGCAGGGCAAGCATCCCTTTGCTGAGTAAAGGTTATGATTTGACTGGTGTAGATAGTTCGCAAGCTATGCTTGATGAGTGTCGGCGACAGGCTGGTAACTATAATATTGAACTTAAAGTCGGCGATGTAACTGCATTGCCATTTGATACTGAATCATTTGATAGTTTAATTTCTTTAAATGTAATGACACATTTTCCACATGTCGAAGAGGTTCTTAAGGAGTGGAAACGTGTAACAAAAAAAAATGGAAAAATTATATTTGATCTGTATTCATTAGATCATTTATCTTATGCACGAAATACTGAAGTATGTCTGAATGATTTGTTAAAGCTAGGTCACCAGTCATTCAACATGCATATAAAAGTTGATGAGCTTGTTGAAATATGCAATAAGCTTGGCCTTACCATTAATACAATAATTCCATATGGAAGTTTGTTTAGTGGCGAGTATGTCAGATCAACGTTTAAAAAAACGTTACAGCAGACTAACTGGTGGAGTCGTCAGCTATCTTGGATTTCAATTGATGATGATGTTTTTGACTTTTGCTATTTTTTAGATAGGCATTTATTTGGTTGTTTGCCAGTGGCATACACTGGTCGTTTTATGGTTGTACTAGAAAATAAAAAATCACAAGATAGTAATGTTTTTGTATTTAAATCAATGTCGAATACGATAGTGAGCCGTAACGCTGAAGAAAAAAAGCTGCAGCTAAAAGATATTGAAAGTCGCTTAATGATGCCTTTGAATGAGTGGCGAGATAAATTTAATACATATTTATATAACATAAAAAATAAAACGATAGCATATTTCTTATTGACTTCATGTTTTGGGCGTATAGATGCTGTTGACTGGATGGATTTTTCTCCGACTTTTGGTGCTGAAATTGAAGGTTGGCTTCAAGGGGAGCTGATGGATCAACGAGCAATTGGATTTGCAAGGGGTTGGCATTTTCCATTTTTAAATGATGCTCCATTTTATAATAACGGAGTTAATCTTGCCTCAGGATTAAATTATGAAATGCAAAAAGAAATAATTACAAGCTATAAATTAAATATTGAGGTTGGTAAATGA
- a CDS encoding PIG-L deacetylase family protein has product MKNKVLVIAAHPDDEILGCGATIAKHISDGDEVHVAILAQGLLSREDEENISLSVLYEAAHKANLILGVSSLHLHDFPDNQMDSIPRLQVAKKIEGLLNLVKPNMVYTHWVGDVNIDHQRIHEAAIIACRPYPGQSVKKLLFFEIASSTEWQLPSSAPMFNPNWFVDSTLHLKTKIEALECYFSELREWPHPRSVKAITHMAHWRGATVGVDSAEAFILGRGIH; this is encoded by the coding sequence ATGAAAAATAAAGTACTTGTGATTGCCGCACATCCAGATGATGAAATATTGGGCTGCGGAGCGACAATTGCAAAACATATCTCAGATGGCGATGAAGTCCATGTTGCTATTTTAGCTCAGGGACTTTTAAGTCGAGAGGATGAAGAGAACATTTCTTTATCTGTTTTATATGAAGCGGCGCATAAAGCAAACTTAATTTTAGGTGTTTCTAGTCTGCATTTACATGATTTTCCAGATAATCAAATGGATAGTATTCCTCGTTTGCAGGTAGCAAAAAAAATAGAAGGTTTACTTAATTTAGTTAAACCGAATATGGTTTATACGCATTGGGTTGGTGATGTAAATATCGATCATCAGCGAATTCATGAGGCTGCAATAATTGCATGCCGTCCCTACCCAGGACAATCCGTTAAAAAATTGTTATTTTTTGAAATTGCATCTTCAACAGAATGGCAATTACCTTCTTCTGCTCCTATGTTTAATCCTAATTGGTTTGTTGATTCAACATTACATCTAAAAACAAAAATAGAAGCTTTAGAATGCTATTTTTCTGAGTTAAGAGAATGGCCGCATCCTAGATCGGTTAAAGCGATCACACACATGGCACATTGGCGTGGTGCTACAGTCGGAGTTGACTCTGCAGAAGCATTTATACTCGGAAGGGGTATTCACTAA
- a CDS encoding class I SAM-dependent methyltransferase codes for MSFSEEWEFCFNKQTHQSIWPWTDLVSLVHRHMDLKLKGCRVLEFGCGVGANIPFFLHNGIEYFAIEGSESAIQTVVKKFPSLINNIVLGDFTKDNNLFKDLDLIVDRAAMTHNTTSAISCGLKNAYKYLKPGGIYIGVDWFSTKHSDFKNGFKLADDFTRNNYSSGPFYGVGNVHFSDENHLEMLFSQFEILSLEYKTYNSYIPSKAGNEDMSFWNIVARKPHEK; via the coding sequence ATGAGTTTCTCTGAAGAGTGGGAGTTTTGCTTTAATAAACAAACGCATCAATCAATATGGCCATGGACTGATTTAGTCAGTTTGGTGCATCGTCACATGGATTTGAAGTTAAAAGGGTGTCGTGTACTAGAGTTTGGTTGTGGGGTTGGAGCAAATATTCCATTTTTTCTTCATAATGGTATCGAATATTTTGCAATTGAAGGTAGCGAAAGTGCCATTCAAACAGTAGTAAAAAAATTCCCCAGTTTAATAAATAATATTGTACTCGGTGATTTCACAAAAGATAACAATTTGTTCAAAGATTTAGATTTGATAGTTGATCGTGCTGCAATGACGCATAATACTACTTCAGCTATTTCATGTGGGTTGAAAAATGCCTACAAATACTTAAAGCCAGGTGGTATTTACATTGGCGTAGATTGGTTTTCAACTAAGCACTCAGATTTCAAAAATGGTTTTAAGTTGGCAGATGACTTTACGCGAAATAATTATTCCAGTGGTCCTTTTTATGGAGTAGGGAATGTTCATTTTTCAGATGAAAATCATTTGGAAATGCTTTTTAGCCAGTTTGAAATCTTAAGCCTTGAATACAAGACATATAATTCATACATACCAAGTAAAGCAGGGAATGAAGATATGTCGTTTTGGAATATTGTGGCAAGGAAACCTCATGAAAAATAA
- a CDS encoding WbqC family protein — MKINNISLSAHQPAYLPWLGYFEKIAAVDVFIFLDSVQFEKNSYINRNKIKTPTGSQWLSLPVSSRGHFSQTLKETVIENREFWVNKHLKSIYSNYRKSYYFDYCYPRLENLFSNSDLKLSDFCFRQLNFWLSELGIDTKVVRSSTLDLQSKKSDLIIDLCNVHGANSYYSGCLGRQYIDEGSFTSSNILIKYQNYIPIKYPQLWGDFVPNLSVVDLWMNCGPDSRDIFMGDV; from the coding sequence GTGAAAATTAATAATATCTCACTTTCAGCTCATCAACCGGCTTATCTACCTTGGCTTGGATATTTTGAAAAAATTGCTGCAGTTGATGTATTTATTTTTTTGGACTCAGTTCAGTTTGAAAAAAATAGTTATATAAATAGAAATAAAATTAAAACACCGACTGGATCTCAATGGCTTTCATTGCCGGTATCCAGCCGAGGACATTTTTCTCAGACGTTGAAAGAGACGGTTATTGAGAATAGAGAATTTTGGGTAAATAAGCATTTAAAGTCGATTTATTCAAACTATAGAAAATCGTATTATTTTGATTATTGTTACCCGAGGTTGGAAAATTTATTTAGTAATTCGGATTTAAAATTGTCTGATTTTTGTTTTCGGCAATTAAATTTTTGGTTGAGTGAGTTAGGTATTGATACCAAGGTGGTTAGGTCGAGTACATTAGATTTGCAATCAAAAAAGTCTGACTTAATTATTGATCTTTGTAATGTCCATGGTGCAAATAGTTATTACTCAGGTTGTCTCGGACGTCAGTATATAGATGAGGGATCTTTTACTTCATCAAATATTTTAATTAAGTATCAAAATTATATTCCAATAAAATACCCGCAGTTATGGGGTGATTTTGTGCCAAATTTGAGTGTTGTCGATCTTTGGATGAATTGTGGTCCTGATTCACGTGATATATTTATGGGGGATGTATGA